ACAAACGCCATTTTAAATTACCTCTGTAGCGCTAGCAAGCTTTTCTGCCGCTTCCAACGAAAGACCTTTATCACCTAGTATTGTATATCTCTCAGTCCTTATTTTATGAGCCATAGTTAGAGCTTGCAATACTAGCTCCTTTTCTATGCCTAGCTCTTTTGCAGTTACAGGCGCTTTCAACTCTCTCAAAGCATTTCTTAGCTCCTCCCAATTACCGTTATGCAGATACATCATCATTATAGCACCTATGCCGCATTGCTCGCCGTGCAAAGCCTTGCCAGACGCTAAAATATCCAAAGCATGCGAAAATAAATGCTCGCTTCCAGAGCAAGGTCTAGAGCTACCTGCGATACACATTGCAGCACCTGACTCTATAATAGGCTTTATAGTAAGCCATACACTTTCTTCAGTACCTTGCTTGATCTTATCTACATTCTGAATAATTACTTTTGCGCTCATTTCTGCAAGTGCGGCAGCAGTTGAACTGAAAGGCTCGTTTTTTAGTTTATGCGCAAGTAGCCAATCTTTTACCGCGGTCAAATTTGATATCACATCTCCACAGCCTGAGGCTAACATTCTATAAGGAGCTTTAACTATTATCGCAGTATCTGCAACTATGGCAATAGGTGTAGAGCCTTCTATAGAAACGTTGCCGTGATTGCTTTTTAAACTAGCTCTTGGTGAAACAATACCGTCGTGGGAAGCGCTTGTAGGCACGCTGATGAAGCTCTTACCATTTTGCTTGGCAACTAGCTTTGCAATATCTATTTTACTACCTCCTCCAACACCCAATATAAAATCAGCTTTACTCTCCTCTAATACTATAATTGCTTTATCAATATTTTCTTTGGTAGCATCGCCAAGCTCGAGCATAAAGACATCATAACCTTCTTCCTCCAGTATTTCCTTAACAACTTCGCCTGCTATCTTCCTTGAGTTACTGCCTGTGATTACCAGACAAGAATTTTTCAACTCTAAATTCTTGCATACTGTGCCAATATCCTCTATCACTTTATGCCCTACCAGTACTTGTCTTGGAAATACCATCGATTTGGCTTTGCTAAATTCCATTTTTTTATATAATAAATAGGATATATCTAATTTATAGGTATCGGTGATGAGTGATACTAACACTAAATATTACAAAAAAATAATCTTAGCGCTAATAGCTATAGTGCTTGCCTATATCGTAATTTTTCACAGTATTTTAGTGCAGCAATTTTTCAGCAGATATTTTATTGAGCCTATTGTTAGAGATGCATTAGGACAAGGCTCTGGCAAAGAAGAATATAATATTTTCAATACTCTTGTTTACGGAGCTGTTCTAGTAGTTGCGTTATTCCTTCTTTATAAACTCGTCAGAAAACTTAACTTCGAGCTAAACAAGCAATTTTTCATTGCTCTTTTGCCTTTTATAGCGCTAGGCTCTATCTTGCGCGTTTTAGAGGACCTTAGGTTTTTTAGCGTGCCAGTTGCATACCTGTTTATTTCACCAATAATCTACATATTCTTAGGAGCAATTGTAGTTGGAATTATTGTTCTTGCCCAAATACTCAGCAAAAAATATGCTAATCGAATAATTTTCATTACAGGGGCAATTTTAGGAGGATTAGCTATTTCATTGTGTTTTTTAACTGTCTGGCGCTATCCACAAGCGTTAGCGCAGATTCTTGGACTCTCAGTACTTACAACTCTTATTGTTTTTTTAATACTAGAAGTGTTTAGCGTGAAAATTTTGTCATTAAAAGAGTATCTATCTCTTTCAAGTTTAGCGCTTTTCTTTGCCCATTTTCTAGATGCAAGCGCTACGTTCGTAGGAATAAATTTCTACGGCTACGCAGAGAAGCATCCTTTGCCTACTTTAGCAATAGGTATTTTTGGCGCTTGGATAATGTATCCTTTAAAATTTATTGTTGTTTCTTTGGTGATTTACTTGCTCAGAATAAGATACAGAGCTATAGTTGATGAGAATGCTAAATGGCTAATAATATTTTGCGTTTTTGTTTTAGGGCTGGCGCCCGGAATAAGAGATGCACTTAGGATTGGGATAGGCGTATAAAAAGCGGGCCTGAAGGGATTCGAACCCTTGACCGATCGGTCCCTCAGAGCCCTTTCTTTTTTCTTTACAAGAAA
This is a stretch of genomic DNA from Candidatus Thermoplasmatota archaeon. It encodes these proteins:
- a CDS encoding NAD(P)-dependent glycerol-1-phosphate dehydrogenase, producing the protein MEFSKAKSMVFPRQVLVGHKVIEDIGTVCKNLELKNSCLVITGSNSRKIAGEVVKEILEEEGYDVFMLELGDATKENIDKAIIVLEESKADFILGVGGGSKIDIAKLVAKQNGKSFISVPTSASHDGIVSPRASLKSNHGNVSIEGSTPIAIVADTAIIVKAPYRMLASGCGDVISNLTAVKDWLLAHKLKNEPFSSTAAALAEMSAKVIIQNVDKIKQGTEESVWLTIKPIIESGAAMCIAGSSRPCSGSEHLFSHALDILASGKALHGEQCGIGAIMMMYLHNGNWEELRNALRELKAPVTAKELGIEKELVLQALTMAHKIRTERYTILGDKGLSLEAAEKLASATEVI
- a CDS encoding DUF63 family protein, with product MSDTNTKYYKKIILALIAIVLAYIVIFHSILVQQFFSRYFIEPIVRDALGQGSGKEEYNIFNTLVYGAVLVVALFLLYKLVRKLNFELNKQFFIALLPFIALGSILRVLEDLRFFSVPVAYLFISPIIYIFLGAIVVGIIVLAQILSKKYANRIIFITGAILGGLAISLCFLTVWRYPQALAQILGLSVLTTLIVFLILEVFSVKILSLKEYLSLSSLALFFAHFLDASATFVGINFYGYAEKHPLPTLAIGIFGAWIMYPLKFIVVSLVIYLLRIRYRAIVDENAKWLIIFCVFVLGLAPGIRDALRIGIGV